In Gloeocapsa sp. DLM2.Bin57, a genomic segment contains:
- a CDS encoding DUF177 domain-containing protein yields MEAIYIPQLLKLPDQTETINFEEPVEGLDSLTPVRGIMIISHRGNFLEVSTNVETIMTLVCDRCLKHYNYRLSLKTSEMIWLQNPSTSELNWIPEREIALEDLYESMPINGYFEPSKWLYEQLSLNMPVKQLCSKNCQPPPYQQKPEHSTIDSRWSSLAVIKQKLEQQ; encoded by the coding sequence ATGGAAGCTATCTATATTCCTCAATTACTCAAATTACCAGACCAAACCGAAACAATCAATTTTGAGGAGCCGGTTGAGGGATTAGACAGTTTGACTCCCGTGAGAGGGATCATGATTATCTCTCATCGAGGTAACTTTTTAGAAGTGAGTACTAACGTAGAAACAATCATGACTTTGGTATGCGATCGCTGTCTAAAACACTATAACTATCGTCTCTCTCTAAAAACCTCGGAAATGATCTGGCTACAAAATCCGAGCACATCAGAACTAAACTGGATACCAGAACGAGAAATAGCCCTAGAAGATCTTTATGAAAGTATGCCAATCAACGGTTATTTTGAACCGAGTAAATGGTTATACGAACAATTATCACTAAATATGCCAGTCAAACAACTATGTAGTAAAAACTGTCAACCACCCCCATATCAACAAAAACCAGAACATAGTACTATAGACAGTCGTTGGTCTAGTTTGGCAGTTATAAAACAAAAATTAGAGCAGCAATGA